In a single window of the Zea mays cultivar B73 chromosome 5, Zm-B73-REFERENCE-NAM-5.0, whole genome shotgun sequence genome:
- the LOC103627590 gene encoding otolith matrix protein OMM-64 isoform X1, translated as MEAAAMDFHTLSRRELQALCKRNGLRANMTNAAMAEALQGLTSVDGIDEIGTSLCLPTPGRSAMKSAAKMVAVAVEEQQHGSPLPRGRRVSVKPPEAIRMEVEEGEDEMKEIVKTPGVALRSTRRGTRATPAPLPTPVAACSTRATAGRTAARKTRDVAPTPATRRSQRTASRKAAGAVEVDRRAEDVSEEKTSDMTIALDQEAEVLAAASKEEKVQQDEKKAAVSDVKCDDPKEEDKVQQEEPKDVASDVKIDDPEQEEVANKDEESEEGDEDVSVKSCNDPKVDEVVVVIGEQSTKSHDGIVKEQEPISVEKSAHLTVMEDSTILGVIEDLAELSPAREMPDEIIPVTEDNEVAINEETIKEDDFADAIQTDPTPKEINLTAAGEDKIIEGKEGADDKMPQAAETSEHDEDTEFKEGAADEVLQAELADNETSDGEDDRTEVREGAAAKTLQGELTDDETSEDDLHEDEEWASDDEETASSDESDEGTESNEGSYIADAVQMLQGTGIVEVADEDASTEDDFSGDLPPEFDNIMIFRDAETDSDSVPPALEENQAVAFATKAAESLGDSAMNAEHYEGPEEADATEKTMKVVEDIVKSLDESSFKEGESKETQKKQPQDYDIMSLIKLRSTYKKCLIARKEGKRPPLEEVDGNACIDH; from the exons ATGGAGGCGGCGGCCATGGATTTCCACACGCTCTCGCGCCGGGAGCTCCAGGCGCTGTGCAAGCGCAACGGCCTCCGCGCCAACATGACCAACGCCGCCATGGCCGAGGCGCTCCAGGGGCTAACCTCG GTCGACGGGATCGACGAAATCGGCACCAGTCTCTGTCTCCCGACGCCAGGACGGTCGGCGATGAAGTCGGCGGCGAAGATGGTGGCCGTGGCCGTCGAGGAGCAGCAGCACGGTAGCCCGCTCCCCCGCGGCCGCCGCGTATCGGTGAAACCACCAGAGGCCATCCGGATGGAGGTTGAAGAGGGGGAGGACGAGATGAAGGAGATCGTGAAGACTCCCGGCGTGGCGCTGCGCAGCACTCGCCGCGGCACTCGGGCCACTCCCGCGCCGCTTCCTACTCCGGTGGCGGCGTGCAGTACGCGCGCAACAGCGGGGAGGACCGCCGCTCGTAAGACGCGCGACGTGGCGCCGACCCCAGCCACCCGGAGGAGCCAGAGGACAGCGTCTCGCAAGGCCGCGGGGGCTGTTGAGGTGGACCGACGCGCCGAAGATGTATCCGAGGAAAAGACGTCGGATATGACGATAGCTTTGGATCAGGAAGCTGAGGTGTTAGCGGCCGCATCAAAGGAGGAGAAGGTTCAGCAAGACGAAAAGAAAG CTGCTGTTTCAGATGTGAAATGTGATGACccaaaggaggaggacaaggtgcagcaagaggaaccaaaag ATGTTGCCTCAGATGTGAAAATTGATGACCCAGAGCAGGAGGAAGTTGCCAATAAAGATGAGGAATCGGAGGAGGGCGACGAAG ATGTTTCGGTTAAGAGCTGCAATGATCCTAAGgtggatgaagtggttgttgtcaTAGGGGAACAATCAACAAAGTCCCATGATG GGATTGTGAAAGAGCAGGAACCTATCAGTGTTGAGAAATCTGCTCACTTGACGGTCATGGAGGATTCAACAATCCTAGGTGTCATTGAGGACTTGGCTGAATTGTCACCTGCAAGGGAGATGCCTGATGAGATCATTCCTGTTACTGAAGATAATGAAGTGGCCATCAATGAGGAGACCATCAAGGAAGATGATTTTGCTGACGCTATTCAGACTGATCCTACTCCAAAGGAGATTAATCTAACTGCTGCGGGGGAAGATAAGATCATTGAAGGCAAAGAAGGTGCTGATGATAAGATGCCACAGGCTGCTGAAACTAGTGAACATGATGAGGACACTGAATTTAAAGAAGGGGCAGCTGATGAGGTGCTGCAGGCTGAGCTGGCAGACAATGAAACAAGTGATGGTGAAGATGACCGTACTGAAGTGAGAGAAGGGGCTGCTGCTAAGACGTTGCAGGGTGAACTGACAGACGATGAGACTAGTGAAGATGACCTCCATGAAGATGAAGAATGGGCTTCAGAtgatgaggaaactgcctctagtGACGAGAGCGATGAAGGTACTGAGTCCAATGAAGGGAGTTACATTGCTGATGCAGTGCAGATGTTGCAGGGAACTGGGATAGTGGAAGTGGCCGACGAAGATGCCTCTACTGAAGATGATTTCAGTGGCGACCTACCACCAGAGTTTGACAATATCATGATATTCCGTGATGCTGAAACTGATAGTGACAGTGTTCCTCCAGCGCTCGAGGAAAACCAGGCTGTTGCATTTGCAACCAAAGCTGCAGAGTCCCTAGGTGATTCTGCCAtgaatgcagagcattatgagggtCCTGAGGAGGCTGATGCTACTGAAAAAACAATGAAAGTGGTTGAGGACATTGTGAAGTCCCTGGATGAATCCTCCTTCAAGGAGGGAGAATCAAAGGAGACGCAAAAGAAGCAGCCGCAGGATTATGATATCATGAGCCTAATAAAGCTTAGAAGCACGTACAAGAAATGTCTTATTGCCCGAAAG GAGGGGAAGAGGCCTCCTCTCGAGGAGGTGGATGGGAACGCCTGCATTGACCACTGA
- the LOC103627590 gene encoding protein starmaker isoform X2 has translation MEAAAMDFHTLSRRELQALCKRNGLRANMTNAAMAEALQGLTSVDGIDEIGTSLCLPTPGRSAMKSAAKMVAVAVEEQQHGSPLPRGRRVSVKPPEAIRMEVEEGEDEMKEIVKTPGVALRSTRRGTRATPAPLPTPVAACSTRATAGRTAARKTRDVAPTPATRRSQRTASRKAAGAVEVDRRAEDVSEEKTSDMTIALDQEAEVLAAASKEEKVQQDEKKDVKCDDPKEEDKVQQEEPKDVASDVKIDDPEQEEVANKDEESEEGDEDVSVKSCNDPKVDEVVVVIGEQSTKSHDGIVKEQEPISVEKSAHLTVMEDSTILGVIEDLAELSPAREMPDEIIPVTEDNEVAINEETIKEDDFADAIQTDPTPKEINLTAAGEDKIIEGKEGADDKMPQAAETSEHDEDTEFKEGAADEVLQAELADNETSDGEDDRTEVREGAAAKTLQGELTDDETSEDDLHEDEEWASDDEETASSDESDEGTESNEGSYIADAVQMLQGTGIVEVADEDASTEDDFSGDLPPEFDNIMIFRDAETDSDSVPPALEENQAVAFATKAAESLGDSAMNAEHYEGPEEADATEKTMKVVEDIVKSLDESSFKEGESKETQKKQPQDYDIMSLIKLRSTYKKCLIARKEGKRPPLEEVDGNACIDH, from the exons ATGGAGGCGGCGGCCATGGATTTCCACACGCTCTCGCGCCGGGAGCTCCAGGCGCTGTGCAAGCGCAACGGCCTCCGCGCCAACATGACCAACGCCGCCATGGCCGAGGCGCTCCAGGGGCTAACCTCG GTCGACGGGATCGACGAAATCGGCACCAGTCTCTGTCTCCCGACGCCAGGACGGTCGGCGATGAAGTCGGCGGCGAAGATGGTGGCCGTGGCCGTCGAGGAGCAGCAGCACGGTAGCCCGCTCCCCCGCGGCCGCCGCGTATCGGTGAAACCACCAGAGGCCATCCGGATGGAGGTTGAAGAGGGGGAGGACGAGATGAAGGAGATCGTGAAGACTCCCGGCGTGGCGCTGCGCAGCACTCGCCGCGGCACTCGGGCCACTCCCGCGCCGCTTCCTACTCCGGTGGCGGCGTGCAGTACGCGCGCAACAGCGGGGAGGACCGCCGCTCGTAAGACGCGCGACGTGGCGCCGACCCCAGCCACCCGGAGGAGCCAGAGGACAGCGTCTCGCAAGGCCGCGGGGGCTGTTGAGGTGGACCGACGCGCCGAAGATGTATCCGAGGAAAAGACGTCGGATATGACGATAGCTTTGGATCAGGAAGCTGAGGTGTTAGCGGCCGCATCAAAGGAGGAGAAGGTTCAGCAAGACGAAAAGAAAG ATGTGAAATGTGATGACccaaaggaggaggacaaggtgcagcaagaggaaccaaaag ATGTTGCCTCAGATGTGAAAATTGATGACCCAGAGCAGGAGGAAGTTGCCAATAAAGATGAGGAATCGGAGGAGGGCGACGAAG ATGTTTCGGTTAAGAGCTGCAATGATCCTAAGgtggatgaagtggttgttgtcaTAGGGGAACAATCAACAAAGTCCCATGATG GGATTGTGAAAGAGCAGGAACCTATCAGTGTTGAGAAATCTGCTCACTTGACGGTCATGGAGGATTCAACAATCCTAGGTGTCATTGAGGACTTGGCTGAATTGTCACCTGCAAGGGAGATGCCTGATGAGATCATTCCTGTTACTGAAGATAATGAAGTGGCCATCAATGAGGAGACCATCAAGGAAGATGATTTTGCTGACGCTATTCAGACTGATCCTACTCCAAAGGAGATTAATCTAACTGCTGCGGGGGAAGATAAGATCATTGAAGGCAAAGAAGGTGCTGATGATAAGATGCCACAGGCTGCTGAAACTAGTGAACATGATGAGGACACTGAATTTAAAGAAGGGGCAGCTGATGAGGTGCTGCAGGCTGAGCTGGCAGACAATGAAACAAGTGATGGTGAAGATGACCGTACTGAAGTGAGAGAAGGGGCTGCTGCTAAGACGTTGCAGGGTGAACTGACAGACGATGAGACTAGTGAAGATGACCTCCATGAAGATGAAGAATGGGCTTCAGAtgatgaggaaactgcctctagtGACGAGAGCGATGAAGGTACTGAGTCCAATGAAGGGAGTTACATTGCTGATGCAGTGCAGATGTTGCAGGGAACTGGGATAGTGGAAGTGGCCGACGAAGATGCCTCTACTGAAGATGATTTCAGTGGCGACCTACCACCAGAGTTTGACAATATCATGATATTCCGTGATGCTGAAACTGATAGTGACAGTGTTCCTCCAGCGCTCGAGGAAAACCAGGCTGTTGCATTTGCAACCAAAGCTGCAGAGTCCCTAGGTGATTCTGCCAtgaatgcagagcattatgagggtCCTGAGGAGGCTGATGCTACTGAAAAAACAATGAAAGTGGTTGAGGACATTGTGAAGTCCCTGGATGAATCCTCCTTCAAGGAGGGAGAATCAAAGGAGACGCAAAAGAAGCAGCCGCAGGATTATGATATCATGAGCCTAATAAAGCTTAGAAGCACGTACAAGAAATGTCTTATTGCCCGAAAG GAGGGGAAGAGGCCTCCTCTCGAGGAGGTGGATGGGAACGCCTGCATTGACCACTGA
- the LOC100381426 gene encoding uncharacterized protein LOC100381426 isoform variant (isoform variant is encoded by transcript variant 1), whose translation MGQAFRKLFDSFFGTSEMRVVMLGLDAAGKTTILYKLHIGEVLSTVPTIGFNVEKVQYKNVMFTVWDVGGQEKLRPLWRHYFNNTDGLIYVVDSLDRERIGKAKAEFQAIIKDPLMLNSVILVLANKQDMKGAMTPMEVCEGLGLYDLKNRIWHIQGSCALKGDGLYEGLDWLASTLKELQASGRLPSGGTSLF comes from the exons ATGGGGCAGGCGTTCCGCAAGCTGTTCGATTCCTTCTTCGGCACCAGCGAGATGAGG GTTGTGATGCTTGGTCTGGATGCTGCCGGTAAAACCACCATATTGTACAAGCTGCATATCGGGGAGGTTTTGTCGACTGTTCCCACGATTG GTTTCAACGTCGAGAAAGttcaatacaagaatgtgatgttTACTGTGTGGGATGTTGGTGGCCAAGAAAAGTTGAGGCCCTTGTGGAGGCACTACTTCAACAATACTGATGGCTTG ATCTACGTAGTTGATTCGTTGGATCGGGAGAGAATTGGAAAAGCCAAAGCTGAATTTCAG GCAATAATCAAAGATCCTTTGATGCTTAACAGTGTAATACTGGTACTTGCCAATAAGCAAGATATG AAAGGGGCAATGACACCAATGGAGGTGTGTGAGGGTCTTGGCCTCTACGATTTGAAGAACCGCATCTGGCACATCCAAGGTTCTTGTGCGCTCAAAGGTGATGGCCTTTATGAGGGCTTGGACTGGCTGGCAAGCACACTGAAGGAATTGCAAGCTTCAGGTCGCCTACCTTCTGGAGGGACATCGTTGTTCTAA
- the LOC100381426 gene encoding uncharacterized protein LOC100381426 isoform 2 (isoform 2 is encoded by transcript variant 2), translating to MGQAFRKLFDSFFGTSEMRVVMLGLDAAGKTTILYKLHIGEVLSTVPTIGFNVEKVQYKNVMFTVWDVGGQEKLRPLWRHYFNNTDGLVCFIAKMILICTLLCNCSA from the exons ATGGGGCAGGCGTTCCGCAAGCTGTTCGATTCCTTCTTCGGCACCAGCGAGATGAGG GTTGTGATGCTTGGTCTGGATGCTGCCGGTAAAACCACCATATTGTACAAGCTGCATATCGGGGAGGTTTTGTCGACTGTTCCCACGATTG GTTTCAACGTCGAGAAAGttcaatacaagaatgtgatgttTACTGTGTGGGATGTTGGTGGCCAAGAAAAGTTGAGGCCCTTGTGGAGGCACTACTTCAACAATACTGATGGCTTGGTATGTTTTATTGCTAAAATGATATTGATCTGTACTCTACTTTGTAATTGTTCTGCTTGA